A region from the Cardiocondyla obscurior isolate alpha-2009 linkage group LG26, Cobs3.1, whole genome shotgun sequence genome encodes:
- the Herc4 gene encoding probable E3 ubiquitin-protein ligase HERC4 isoform X4: protein MASRSKKKLVDESNLAVKRSKNSNIMFCWGSTIHGELGLGGIEDENIFIPREVDFAEANNVDQISCGENYTVVITKDGQIYSCGNNDYGQLGHEKARKRLQLISGLDAFVFRKIACGNCHTLAVNERGRLFSWGSNLNGQLGLNSVDSTERAPRMVKVFGTNVIVQVACGVEHSIALTNNGDLYAWGNNREGQLGLGSLTDTEIKPKKIYSLAAIPIAFIACGGYHTVVISKSGAVFSWGRNTFGQLGLNDTQQRILPCQLRTLRNLKVCYAACGEEFSVFLTTDGGVFTCGAGMYGQLGHGNNTHEILPRQIMELMGSTVTQISCGKRHTLALVPSRGRVYAWGLGGAGQLGNRTSQSATTPQVVLGPWSSPNGSSMVLDLHYNSQIDCVVRHIFSGGDHCFATISQKKDNVEPDDCRILGAIFQILTVTEEKLIDCQKFPPGSLVNSDLLMYLETVFRSQACINASFLLNNDTHYGCSSKNHGVDIDNAIRLFGIISELDNNTIQELIFTCITDSLIPSFADSPPDVESLRVYLTLPLYHRFANLSNYDSLQTPFCKAVLKLKAEACKVVGMWWSAAPPYYFERLVRMFKSVVLHFVKQATADKVVMWTENIQYALELLTLLYKLNVTAGIRVPYETFHLPELIAYVDINRDYLKWLGEDDRSYYRKIYFCNYPFLFDAEAKTTLLQTDQAVQMQSAMNEAASRVVRDMMLGTIVPNFEQYSQFVILHVSRNNIVNDTLEQLFKYDSSELKRPLRVKFRDEEAEDVGGVRKEFFMLLFAEILDFKYGMFKEYEETRTIWFSSDSLEEEVMYFLIGVLCGLAIYNFVIINLPFPLVLYKKLLGESVGLNDMKEMSPTIASKYMHCRSLEDVLQYNESDLEEVFCLNFMITREVFGEMKNFELIPGGEKVPVTLKNKQQYVDLYVDYVLNKSVETQFKAFHKGFHNVCGGRVLELFHSHELMSLLIGNENYDWEELEKNASYKEGYSKSHPTIVLFWQVFHELPLEEKKKFLLFLTGSDRIPIQGMKAIKITIQPMTDERFLPAAHTCFNLLDLPRYQTRERLKYKLLQAIQHNQGFSLV, encoded by the exons ATG GCGAGCAgatcaaaaaagaaattggtgGATGAAAGTAATCTAGCAGTAAAACGATCGAAAAACTCAAACATTATGTTCTGTTGGGGTAGTACTATTCATGGGGAGTTGGGTTTAGGTGGCATTGAAGACGAAAACATCTTTATACCACGGGAAGTAGATTTTGCAGAAGCAAATAATGTTGATCAAA tTTCATGTGGAGAAAATTATACTGTAGTCATTACAAAAGATGGTCAAATATATTCCTGTGGCAATAACGACTATGGGCAACTTGGTCATGAGAAAGCAAGAAAAAGGTTAC AGTTAATATCTGGCTTGGACGCGTTTGTATTCAGAAAAATAGCATGTGGTAATTGTCATACTTTAGCTGTGAATGAAAGAGGACGACTTTTCAGTTGGGGCAGTAACTTGAATGGTCAACTAG GATTAAATAGCGTTGATTCTACAGAGCGTGCTCCACGTATGGTAAAAGTATTTGGCACCAATGTAATAGTACAGGTTGCATGTGGTGTTGAGCATTCGATCGCTCTAACTAACAACGGAGACTTATATGCTTGGGGTAATAATAGAGAAGGACAGTTGGGATTAGGTTCCTTAACAGACACCGaaataaaaccaaaaaaaatatattcgttagCTGCTATACCGATTGCATTTATTGCTTGCGGCGGTTATCACACTGTAGTTATATCAAAATCAG gaGCTGTATTTTCGTGGGGAAGAAACACCTTTGGACAGTTAGGTCTTAACGATACTCAACAGAGGATTTTACCGTGTCAACTGCGTACTCtgagaaatttaaaagtatgCTATGCAGCATGCGGTGAGGAATTTTCAGTGTTTTTGACAacg GACGGTGGAGTATTTACATGCGGAGCTGGAATGTATGGTCAATTAGGTCATGGAAATAATACGCATGAGATCTTGCCGCGACAAATTATGGAGCTGATGGGTAGTACTGTAACACAA atatcttgtggtAAAAGACACACCCTGGCTTTAGTACCATCTAGAGGAAGAGTTTACGCTTGGGGTTTAGGTGGTGCTGGACAATTAGGAAATCGTACTTCACAGAGTGCTACAACACCTCAAGTCGTTCTAGGACCATGGTCTTCCCCGAACGGATCGTCGATGGTACTTGATTTACATTACAATTCTCAAATTGATTGTGTTGTTAGGCACATCTTCAGTGGAGGCGATCATTGCTTTGCTACGATCAGTCAAAAAAAA GATAATGTCGAACCAGATGACTGTAGAATATTAGGGGCAATTTTCCAAATTCTTACAGTAACGGAAGAAAAGTTGATTGACTGTCAAAAGTTCCCACCTGGTTCATTGGTTAATTCCGATTTACtgat GTATCTAGAAACTGTATTTAGAAGTCAAGCGTGTATAAATGCGTCTTTTTTGCTTAATAACGACACACATTATGGATGTTCGAGCAAGAACCATGGGGTCGATATTGACAATGCAATTAGATTATTTGGAATTATCTCAGAACTCGACAACAACACAATTCAAGAATTg atcTTTACATGTATAACTGATAGTTTAATACCGTCGTTTGCCGATTCTCCACCTGATGTTGAATCTTTAAGGGTGTACTTAACATTACCGCTATATCATCGTTTTGCCAATTTGTCCAACTATGATTCTTTGCAAACGCCATTTTGCAAGGCAGTATTAAAACTAAAAGCAGAGGCTTGCAAAGTCGTAGGAATGTGGTGGAGCGCAGCCCCGCCGTACTACTTCGAAAGACTTGTGAGAATGTTCAAGTCTGTGGTGCTGCACTTTGTAAAACAGGCAACAGCGGACAAG GTTGTTATGTGGACTGAAAATATACAATATGCTCTAGAGTTATTAACATTATTGTACAAACTAAATGTCACAGCTGGCATACGAGTACCTTATGAGACCTTCCACTTGCCAGAATTAATCGCATATGTAGACATTAACCGCGATTACCTCAAGTGGCTAGGAGAAGATGATCGATCTTAT tatcggaaaatatatttctgtaattatccTTTCTTATTTGATGCCGAAGCGAAAACCACATTGCTTCAAACTGATCAAGCTGTACAG ATGCAATCTGCGATGAACGAAGCAGCATCGCGAGTTGTGAGAGATATGATGCTTGGTACGATTGTTCCAAACTTCGAACAGTACAGtcaatttgtaatattacacGTGTCACGGAATAATATAGTCAATGATACCCTGGAACAGTTGTTTAAGTACGATTCTAGCGAATTGAAAAGACCTCTCAGA GTTAAGTTTCGCGATGAAGAAGCTGAAGACGTAGGTGGTgttagaaaagaatttttcatgCTTCTTTTCGCTGAAATTCTTGATTTTAAATATGGTATGTTCAAAGAATACGAAGAGACGAGAACAATCTGGTTTAGCTCTGATTCGTTAGAGGAGGAAGTTATGTATTTCCTGATTGGTGTTCTCTGTGGCTTGgcgatttataattttgtaattattaacttaCCATTTCCATTGGTGTTATACAAAAAACTTTTGGGAGAATCGGTCGGACTGAACGATATGAAGGAAATGTCGCCGACAATAGCTAG cAAGTATATGCATTGTAGGAGTTTAGAAGATGTTCTCCAATACAATGAATCAGACCTTGAGGAAGTATTTTGCTTAAACTTCATGATAACCAGGGAAGTATTCGGGGAAATGAAAAACTTCGAATTAATACCGGGCGGTGAAAAAGTTCCTGTTACTTTAAAAAACAA GCAACAATATGTGGATTTGTACGTGGACTACGTATTGAATAAATCGGTAGAAACGCAATTCAAAGCGTTTCACAAAGGTTTTCATAATGTATGCGGTGGAAGGGTACTGGAGCTATTTCATAGTCACGAATTAATGTCGCTTTTGATCGGCAATGAAAATTACGATTGGGAAGAATTGGAGAAGAATGCCTCTTATAAGGAAGGATATTCCAAAAGCCATCCTACTATCGTGCTCTTCTGGCAAGTCTTTCATGAATTGCCATtagaggagaaaaagaaatttttactttttttaacaGGCAGTGATAGAATACCTATACAAGGCATGAAAGCTATAAAA attaCGATACAGCCAATGACTGATGAACGTTTTCTACCGGCTGCACATACGTGCTTTAACCTGCTCGATCTGCCACGTTATCAAACTCGCGAGAGATTGAAGTACAAATTGCTACAAGCTATCCAACATAATCAAGGATTCTCTCTTGTGTGA
- the Herc4 gene encoding probable E3 ubiquitin-protein ligase HERC4 isoform X1 yields MNGWMYEASRSKKKLVDESNLAVKRSKNSNIMFCWGSTIHGELGLGGIEDENIFIPREVDFAEANNVDQISCGENYTVVITKDGQIYSCGNNDYGQLGHEKARKRLQLISGLDAFVFRKIACGNCHTLAVNERGRLFSWGSNLNGQLGLNSVDSTERAPRMVKVFGTNVIVQVACGVEHSIALTNNGDLYAWGNNREGQLGLGSLTDTEIKPKKIYSLAAIPIAFIACGGYHTVVISKSGAVFSWGRNTFGQLGLNDTQQRILPCQLRTLRNLKVCYAACGEEFSVFLTTDGGVFTCGAGMYGQLGHGNNTHEILPRQIMELMGSTVTQISCGKRHTLALVPSRGRVYAWGLGGAGQLGNRTSQSATTPQVVLGPWSSPNGSSMVLDLHYNSQIDCVVRHIFSGGDHCFATISQKKDNVEPDDCRILGAIFQILTVTEEKLIDCQKFPPGSLVNSDLLMYLETVFRSQACINASFLLNNDTHYGCSSKNHGVDIDNAIRLFGIISELDNNTIQELIFTCITDSLIPSFADSPPDVESLRVYLTLPLYHRFANLSNYDSLQTPFCKAVLKLKAEACKVVGMWWSAAPPYYFERLVRMFKSVVLHFVKQATADKVVMWTENIQYALELLTLLYKLNVTAGIRVPYETFHLPELIAYVDINRDYLKWLGEDDRSYYRKIYFCNYPFLFDAEAKTTLLQTDQAVQMQSAMNEAASRVVRDMMLGTIVPNFEQYSQFVILHVSRNNIVNDTLEQLFKYDSSELKRPLRVKFRDEEAEDVGGVRKEFFMLLFAEILDFKYGMFKEYEETRTIWFSSDSLEEEVMYFLIGVLCGLAIYNFVIINLPFPLVLYKKLLGESVGLNDMKEMSPTIASKYMHCRSLEDVLQYNESDLEEVFCLNFMITREVFGEMKNFELIPGGEKVPVTLKNKQQYVDLYVDYVLNKSVETQFKAFHKGFHNVCGGRVLELFHSHELMSLLIGNENYDWEELEKNASYKEGYSKSHPTIVLFWQVFHELPLEEKKKFLLFLTGSDRIPIQGMKAIKITIQPMTDERFLPAAHTCFNLLDLPRYQTRERLKYKLLQAIQHNQGFSLV; encoded by the exons GCGAGCAgatcaaaaaagaaattggtgGATGAAAGTAATCTAGCAGTAAAACGATCGAAAAACTCAAACATTATGTTCTGTTGGGGTAGTACTATTCATGGGGAGTTGGGTTTAGGTGGCATTGAAGACGAAAACATCTTTATACCACGGGAAGTAGATTTTGCAGAAGCAAATAATGTTGATCAAA tTTCATGTGGAGAAAATTATACTGTAGTCATTACAAAAGATGGTCAAATATATTCCTGTGGCAATAACGACTATGGGCAACTTGGTCATGAGAAAGCAAGAAAAAGGTTAC AGTTAATATCTGGCTTGGACGCGTTTGTATTCAGAAAAATAGCATGTGGTAATTGTCATACTTTAGCTGTGAATGAAAGAGGACGACTTTTCAGTTGGGGCAGTAACTTGAATGGTCAACTAG GATTAAATAGCGTTGATTCTACAGAGCGTGCTCCACGTATGGTAAAAGTATTTGGCACCAATGTAATAGTACAGGTTGCATGTGGTGTTGAGCATTCGATCGCTCTAACTAACAACGGAGACTTATATGCTTGGGGTAATAATAGAGAAGGACAGTTGGGATTAGGTTCCTTAACAGACACCGaaataaaaccaaaaaaaatatattcgttagCTGCTATACCGATTGCATTTATTGCTTGCGGCGGTTATCACACTGTAGTTATATCAAAATCAG gaGCTGTATTTTCGTGGGGAAGAAACACCTTTGGACAGTTAGGTCTTAACGATACTCAACAGAGGATTTTACCGTGTCAACTGCGTACTCtgagaaatttaaaagtatgCTATGCAGCATGCGGTGAGGAATTTTCAGTGTTTTTGACAacg GACGGTGGAGTATTTACATGCGGAGCTGGAATGTATGGTCAATTAGGTCATGGAAATAATACGCATGAGATCTTGCCGCGACAAATTATGGAGCTGATGGGTAGTACTGTAACACAA atatcttgtggtAAAAGACACACCCTGGCTTTAGTACCATCTAGAGGAAGAGTTTACGCTTGGGGTTTAGGTGGTGCTGGACAATTAGGAAATCGTACTTCACAGAGTGCTACAACACCTCAAGTCGTTCTAGGACCATGGTCTTCCCCGAACGGATCGTCGATGGTACTTGATTTACATTACAATTCTCAAATTGATTGTGTTGTTAGGCACATCTTCAGTGGAGGCGATCATTGCTTTGCTACGATCAGTCAAAAAAAA GATAATGTCGAACCAGATGACTGTAGAATATTAGGGGCAATTTTCCAAATTCTTACAGTAACGGAAGAAAAGTTGATTGACTGTCAAAAGTTCCCACCTGGTTCATTGGTTAATTCCGATTTACtgat GTATCTAGAAACTGTATTTAGAAGTCAAGCGTGTATAAATGCGTCTTTTTTGCTTAATAACGACACACATTATGGATGTTCGAGCAAGAACCATGGGGTCGATATTGACAATGCAATTAGATTATTTGGAATTATCTCAGAACTCGACAACAACACAATTCAAGAATTg atcTTTACATGTATAACTGATAGTTTAATACCGTCGTTTGCCGATTCTCCACCTGATGTTGAATCTTTAAGGGTGTACTTAACATTACCGCTATATCATCGTTTTGCCAATTTGTCCAACTATGATTCTTTGCAAACGCCATTTTGCAAGGCAGTATTAAAACTAAAAGCAGAGGCTTGCAAAGTCGTAGGAATGTGGTGGAGCGCAGCCCCGCCGTACTACTTCGAAAGACTTGTGAGAATGTTCAAGTCTGTGGTGCTGCACTTTGTAAAACAGGCAACAGCGGACAAG GTTGTTATGTGGACTGAAAATATACAATATGCTCTAGAGTTATTAACATTATTGTACAAACTAAATGTCACAGCTGGCATACGAGTACCTTATGAGACCTTCCACTTGCCAGAATTAATCGCATATGTAGACATTAACCGCGATTACCTCAAGTGGCTAGGAGAAGATGATCGATCTTAT tatcggaaaatatatttctgtaattatccTTTCTTATTTGATGCCGAAGCGAAAACCACATTGCTTCAAACTGATCAAGCTGTACAG ATGCAATCTGCGATGAACGAAGCAGCATCGCGAGTTGTGAGAGATATGATGCTTGGTACGATTGTTCCAAACTTCGAACAGTACAGtcaatttgtaatattacacGTGTCACGGAATAATATAGTCAATGATACCCTGGAACAGTTGTTTAAGTACGATTCTAGCGAATTGAAAAGACCTCTCAGA GTTAAGTTTCGCGATGAAGAAGCTGAAGACGTAGGTGGTgttagaaaagaatttttcatgCTTCTTTTCGCTGAAATTCTTGATTTTAAATATGGTATGTTCAAAGAATACGAAGAGACGAGAACAATCTGGTTTAGCTCTGATTCGTTAGAGGAGGAAGTTATGTATTTCCTGATTGGTGTTCTCTGTGGCTTGgcgatttataattttgtaattattaacttaCCATTTCCATTGGTGTTATACAAAAAACTTTTGGGAGAATCGGTCGGACTGAACGATATGAAGGAAATGTCGCCGACAATAGCTAG cAAGTATATGCATTGTAGGAGTTTAGAAGATGTTCTCCAATACAATGAATCAGACCTTGAGGAAGTATTTTGCTTAAACTTCATGATAACCAGGGAAGTATTCGGGGAAATGAAAAACTTCGAATTAATACCGGGCGGTGAAAAAGTTCCTGTTACTTTAAAAAACAA GCAACAATATGTGGATTTGTACGTGGACTACGTATTGAATAAATCGGTAGAAACGCAATTCAAAGCGTTTCACAAAGGTTTTCATAATGTATGCGGTGGAAGGGTACTGGAGCTATTTCATAGTCACGAATTAATGTCGCTTTTGATCGGCAATGAAAATTACGATTGGGAAGAATTGGAGAAGAATGCCTCTTATAAGGAAGGATATTCCAAAAGCCATCCTACTATCGTGCTCTTCTGGCAAGTCTTTCATGAATTGCCATtagaggagaaaaagaaatttttactttttttaacaGGCAGTGATAGAATACCTATACAAGGCATGAAAGCTATAAAA attaCGATACAGCCAATGACTGATGAACGTTTTCTACCGGCTGCACATACGTGCTTTAACCTGCTCGATCTGCCACGTTATCAAACTCGCGAGAGATTGAAGTACAAATTGCTACAAGCTATCCAACATAATCAAGGATTCTCTCTTGTGTGA
- the Herc4 gene encoding probable E3 ubiquitin-protein ligase HERC4 isoform X2 yields MTTASRSKKKLVDESNLAVKRSKNSNIMFCWGSTIHGELGLGGIEDENIFIPREVDFAEANNVDQISCGENYTVVITKDGQIYSCGNNDYGQLGHEKARKRLQLISGLDAFVFRKIACGNCHTLAVNERGRLFSWGSNLNGQLGLNSVDSTERAPRMVKVFGTNVIVQVACGVEHSIALTNNGDLYAWGNNREGQLGLGSLTDTEIKPKKIYSLAAIPIAFIACGGYHTVVISKSGAVFSWGRNTFGQLGLNDTQQRILPCQLRTLRNLKVCYAACGEEFSVFLTTDGGVFTCGAGMYGQLGHGNNTHEILPRQIMELMGSTVTQISCGKRHTLALVPSRGRVYAWGLGGAGQLGNRTSQSATTPQVVLGPWSSPNGSSMVLDLHYNSQIDCVVRHIFSGGDHCFATISQKKDNVEPDDCRILGAIFQILTVTEEKLIDCQKFPPGSLVNSDLLMYLETVFRSQACINASFLLNNDTHYGCSSKNHGVDIDNAIRLFGIISELDNNTIQELIFTCITDSLIPSFADSPPDVESLRVYLTLPLYHRFANLSNYDSLQTPFCKAVLKLKAEACKVVGMWWSAAPPYYFERLVRMFKSVVLHFVKQATADKVVMWTENIQYALELLTLLYKLNVTAGIRVPYETFHLPELIAYVDINRDYLKWLGEDDRSYYRKIYFCNYPFLFDAEAKTTLLQTDQAVQMQSAMNEAASRVVRDMMLGTIVPNFEQYSQFVILHVSRNNIVNDTLEQLFKYDSSELKRPLRVKFRDEEAEDVGGVRKEFFMLLFAEILDFKYGMFKEYEETRTIWFSSDSLEEEVMYFLIGVLCGLAIYNFVIINLPFPLVLYKKLLGESVGLNDMKEMSPTIASKYMHCRSLEDVLQYNESDLEEVFCLNFMITREVFGEMKNFELIPGGEKVPVTLKNKQQYVDLYVDYVLNKSVETQFKAFHKGFHNVCGGRVLELFHSHELMSLLIGNENYDWEELEKNASYKEGYSKSHPTIVLFWQVFHELPLEEKKKFLLFLTGSDRIPIQGMKAIKITIQPMTDERFLPAAHTCFNLLDLPRYQTRERLKYKLLQAIQHNQGFSLV; encoded by the exons ATGACAAca GCGAGCAgatcaaaaaagaaattggtgGATGAAAGTAATCTAGCAGTAAAACGATCGAAAAACTCAAACATTATGTTCTGTTGGGGTAGTACTATTCATGGGGAGTTGGGTTTAGGTGGCATTGAAGACGAAAACATCTTTATACCACGGGAAGTAGATTTTGCAGAAGCAAATAATGTTGATCAAA tTTCATGTGGAGAAAATTATACTGTAGTCATTACAAAAGATGGTCAAATATATTCCTGTGGCAATAACGACTATGGGCAACTTGGTCATGAGAAAGCAAGAAAAAGGTTAC AGTTAATATCTGGCTTGGACGCGTTTGTATTCAGAAAAATAGCATGTGGTAATTGTCATACTTTAGCTGTGAATGAAAGAGGACGACTTTTCAGTTGGGGCAGTAACTTGAATGGTCAACTAG GATTAAATAGCGTTGATTCTACAGAGCGTGCTCCACGTATGGTAAAAGTATTTGGCACCAATGTAATAGTACAGGTTGCATGTGGTGTTGAGCATTCGATCGCTCTAACTAACAACGGAGACTTATATGCTTGGGGTAATAATAGAGAAGGACAGTTGGGATTAGGTTCCTTAACAGACACCGaaataaaaccaaaaaaaatatattcgttagCTGCTATACCGATTGCATTTATTGCTTGCGGCGGTTATCACACTGTAGTTATATCAAAATCAG gaGCTGTATTTTCGTGGGGAAGAAACACCTTTGGACAGTTAGGTCTTAACGATACTCAACAGAGGATTTTACCGTGTCAACTGCGTACTCtgagaaatttaaaagtatgCTATGCAGCATGCGGTGAGGAATTTTCAGTGTTTTTGACAacg GACGGTGGAGTATTTACATGCGGAGCTGGAATGTATGGTCAATTAGGTCATGGAAATAATACGCATGAGATCTTGCCGCGACAAATTATGGAGCTGATGGGTAGTACTGTAACACAA atatcttgtggtAAAAGACACACCCTGGCTTTAGTACCATCTAGAGGAAGAGTTTACGCTTGGGGTTTAGGTGGTGCTGGACAATTAGGAAATCGTACTTCACAGAGTGCTACAACACCTCAAGTCGTTCTAGGACCATGGTCTTCCCCGAACGGATCGTCGATGGTACTTGATTTACATTACAATTCTCAAATTGATTGTGTTGTTAGGCACATCTTCAGTGGAGGCGATCATTGCTTTGCTACGATCAGTCAAAAAAAA GATAATGTCGAACCAGATGACTGTAGAATATTAGGGGCAATTTTCCAAATTCTTACAGTAACGGAAGAAAAGTTGATTGACTGTCAAAAGTTCCCACCTGGTTCATTGGTTAATTCCGATTTACtgat GTATCTAGAAACTGTATTTAGAAGTCAAGCGTGTATAAATGCGTCTTTTTTGCTTAATAACGACACACATTATGGATGTTCGAGCAAGAACCATGGGGTCGATATTGACAATGCAATTAGATTATTTGGAATTATCTCAGAACTCGACAACAACACAATTCAAGAATTg atcTTTACATGTATAACTGATAGTTTAATACCGTCGTTTGCCGATTCTCCACCTGATGTTGAATCTTTAAGGGTGTACTTAACATTACCGCTATATCATCGTTTTGCCAATTTGTCCAACTATGATTCTTTGCAAACGCCATTTTGCAAGGCAGTATTAAAACTAAAAGCAGAGGCTTGCAAAGTCGTAGGAATGTGGTGGAGCGCAGCCCCGCCGTACTACTTCGAAAGACTTGTGAGAATGTTCAAGTCTGTGGTGCTGCACTTTGTAAAACAGGCAACAGCGGACAAG GTTGTTATGTGGACTGAAAATATACAATATGCTCTAGAGTTATTAACATTATTGTACAAACTAAATGTCACAGCTGGCATACGAGTACCTTATGAGACCTTCCACTTGCCAGAATTAATCGCATATGTAGACATTAACCGCGATTACCTCAAGTGGCTAGGAGAAGATGATCGATCTTAT tatcggaaaatatatttctgtaattatccTTTCTTATTTGATGCCGAAGCGAAAACCACATTGCTTCAAACTGATCAAGCTGTACAG ATGCAATCTGCGATGAACGAAGCAGCATCGCGAGTTGTGAGAGATATGATGCTTGGTACGATTGTTCCAAACTTCGAACAGTACAGtcaatttgtaatattacacGTGTCACGGAATAATATAGTCAATGATACCCTGGAACAGTTGTTTAAGTACGATTCTAGCGAATTGAAAAGACCTCTCAGA GTTAAGTTTCGCGATGAAGAAGCTGAAGACGTAGGTGGTgttagaaaagaatttttcatgCTTCTTTTCGCTGAAATTCTTGATTTTAAATATGGTATGTTCAAAGAATACGAAGAGACGAGAACAATCTGGTTTAGCTCTGATTCGTTAGAGGAGGAAGTTATGTATTTCCTGATTGGTGTTCTCTGTGGCTTGgcgatttataattttgtaattattaacttaCCATTTCCATTGGTGTTATACAAAAAACTTTTGGGAGAATCGGTCGGACTGAACGATATGAAGGAAATGTCGCCGACAATAGCTAG cAAGTATATGCATTGTAGGAGTTTAGAAGATGTTCTCCAATACAATGAATCAGACCTTGAGGAAGTATTTTGCTTAAACTTCATGATAACCAGGGAAGTATTCGGGGAAATGAAAAACTTCGAATTAATACCGGGCGGTGAAAAAGTTCCTGTTACTTTAAAAAACAA GCAACAATATGTGGATTTGTACGTGGACTACGTATTGAATAAATCGGTAGAAACGCAATTCAAAGCGTTTCACAAAGGTTTTCATAATGTATGCGGTGGAAGGGTACTGGAGCTATTTCATAGTCACGAATTAATGTCGCTTTTGATCGGCAATGAAAATTACGATTGGGAAGAATTGGAGAAGAATGCCTCTTATAAGGAAGGATATTCCAAAAGCCATCCTACTATCGTGCTCTTCTGGCAAGTCTTTCATGAATTGCCATtagaggagaaaaagaaatttttactttttttaacaGGCAGTGATAGAATACCTATACAAGGCATGAAAGCTATAAAA attaCGATACAGCCAATGACTGATGAACGTTTTCTACCGGCTGCACATACGTGCTTTAACCTGCTCGATCTGCCACGTTATCAAACTCGCGAGAGATTGAAGTACAAATTGCTACAAGCTATCCAACATAATCAAGGATTCTCTCTTGTGTGA